Proteins encoded in a region of the Altererythrobacter ishigakiensis genome:
- a CDS encoding peptide MFS transporter → MSVAEATPDLDFDWDDKSFLGHPKGLGYLAFTEAWERFSFYGMQALLVLYMVNFLLLPGNVEQVAGIEHLRALYGGLEGQAFASAIFGTYAATVYLTPIFGGLLADRVLGKRRTVLLGAITMALGHFLMAFNVTFLFALLCLILGSGMFKGNISSQVGNLYKPEDLRRADAFQIFYLGINAGVIASPLVVGTLGETMGWHWGFGAAGVGMLIGLVIYVAGQKHLPKEHFDVAAKTANATQDPMSRQDWLATIALLLLIPVLAVAIVPNNQIFNAYLVWGDQQFALYWGEDKLPTTWLITLDAVVSVSFLAGVAAFYRWWKTKWEEPDELSKIIIGSLFSIGGMACLYMAAATTPVDEKIGLFWPVMFHIVNSIGFAHMLPVSLALFARLAPKQISGTVIGLYFLAFFAGNSLVGYVGGWFETMPVTQFWLVHMGFAAAAGIVFLLFKLLLAPRLMHSAEPEDVALA, encoded by the coding sequence ATGAGCGTTGCCGAAGCAACACCTGATCTCGATTTCGACTGGGACGACAAGAGCTTTCTGGGGCATCCAAAGGGGCTTGGCTATCTCGCCTTTACCGAGGCGTGGGAAAGATTCAGTTTTTACGGGATGCAAGCACTTCTGGTGCTTTACATGGTCAATTTTCTGCTGCTGCCGGGCAATGTTGAGCAAGTGGCAGGGATTGAACATCTCCGCGCGCTCTATGGCGGTCTGGAAGGACAAGCCTTTGCCAGTGCAATCTTCGGAACCTATGCCGCAACGGTTTATCTGACGCCTATCTTTGGTGGCCTGCTGGCTGACCGGGTTCTGGGCAAGCGACGGACAGTTCTGCTTGGCGCAATCACAATGGCCCTGGGCCATTTTCTGATGGCGTTCAACGTCACCTTCCTGTTCGCGCTGCTGTGTCTGATCCTGGGTTCAGGCATGTTCAAAGGTAATATCTCAAGTCAGGTCGGCAACCTTTATAAGCCAGAGGATTTGCGCCGCGCAGATGCATTTCAGATCTTCTATCTGGGTATCAACGCAGGGGTGATCGCAAGCCCGCTCGTGGTTGGTACCCTCGGGGAAACCATGGGCTGGCATTGGGGATTTGGAGCAGCAGGTGTTGGCATGCTGATTGGCCTTGTGATCTATGTTGCAGGTCAGAAGCATCTGCCCAAAGAGCACTTTGACGTCGCAGCGAAGACCGCAAATGCGACGCAGGACCCGATGTCGCGCCAGGACTGGCTCGCAACTATCGCGCTACTGCTGTTAATCCCCGTTTTGGCGGTGGCAATCGTACCCAATAACCAGATATTCAACGCCTATCTTGTTTGGGGCGACCAGCAATTTGCACTTTATTGGGGTGAGGATAAGCTGCCTACGACATGGCTGATAACCCTCGACGCAGTCGTTTCGGTCAGCTTCCTTGCCGGTGTTGCAGCGTTCTATCGCTGGTGGAAGACCAAGTGGGAAGAGCCAGATGAACTCAGTAAGATCATCATCGGATCACTATTTTCTATTGGAGGAATGGCATGCCTTTACATGGCAGCCGCAACGACTCCGGTTGATGAGAAAATTGGTTTGTTCTGGCCGGTAATGTTTCACATCGTGAACTCAATTGGCTTCGCACACATGTTGCCTGTCAGCCTCGCGCTATTTGCGCGTCTCGCTCCCAAACAGATCTCAGGCACGGTTATCGGACTTTACTTCCTGGCGTTTTTCGCTGGAAACTCGCTGGTCGGATATGTCGGTGGCTGGTTTGAAACAATGCCCGTAACCCAATTCTGGTTAGTTCATATGGGCTTCGCCGCCGCGGCTGGCATTGTGTTCTTGCTCTTCAAGTTGCTGTTGGCACCGCGTCTGATGCATAGCGCAGAACCGGAGGATGTCGCGCTAGCATGA
- a CDS encoding tRNA-binding protein, with amino-acid sequence MHLTHDPTAPAADRIGFEDFLKADIRIGTIVAVEEFPEARKPSYKLRIDFGPAIGEKKSCAQIVVNYHIDELPGRQVAAVVNFPPRQIGPAMSEVLTLGFADEAGEVVLFAPDVKVPNGSRLF; translated from the coding sequence GTGCATCTTACGCACGATCCCACTGCGCCAGCAGCTGACCGAATCGGCTTTGAGGATTTTCTCAAGGCCGACATCCGCATCGGGACAATTGTTGCAGTCGAGGAGTTTCCGGAGGCGCGCAAGCCATCTTACAAGCTGCGGATCGATTTCGGTCCGGCAATCGGTGAAAAGAAGAGCTGCGCACAGATCGTGGTAAATTATCACATCGACGAGCTGCCCGGACGCCAAGTGGCCGCGGTGGTCAATTTCCCGCCGCGTCAGATTGGCCCGGCCATGTCCGAAGTGCTGACATTGGGCTTTGCTGACGAGGCTGGGGAGGTGGTCCTATTCGCGCCCGACGTAAAAGTTCCCAATGGGTCGCGGTTGTTTTGA
- a CDS encoding acetyl-CoA carboxylase biotin carboxylase subunit: MFSKILIANRGEIACRVIKTARRMGIQTVAVYSDADARAPFVRMADEAVHIGPPPAAESYLIADKIIEACKQTGAEAVHPGYGFLSERASFVEALAKEGIAFIGPPAGAIAAMGDKIESKKLAKEAGVNVVPGYVGEIKDTDHAVEISNDIGYPVMMKASAGGGGKGMRLAYSEKDVREGFEATKREGLNSFGDDRVFIEKFIEDPRHIEIQILGDKHGNVLYLNERECSIQRRHQKVVEEAPSPFVTPKMRKAMGEQCVALSKAVDYHSAGTVELIVSGADKTGESFYFLEMNTRLQVEHPVTEAITGIDLVEQMIRVAAGEKLEMTQDDIGIDGWAIENRVYAEDPYRGFLPSTGRLVEYQPPLEGWTDDGSANGRRGVDGVRVDDGVYEGGEVSMFYDPMIAKLITWGETRDEAADLQIKALDAFRIKGLGHNVDFLSAIMQHDRFRSGELTTGFIAEEYPDGFEGAAASDDLLRGLAAIGGVIATADADRARRIDQQLADEMYAPGDWAVRIAETEYAVVLEEDAITVDGKPVDVTFDYTPGERMVDVALGEEVMTIQLHPTRTGYDITTRGATHTLRILPARIAQLAVHMIEKEPPDLSKLLICPMPGLLVKLHVAEGEEVQPGQPLATVEAMKMENILRAEKQAVVAKINAGEGESLAVDAIILELE, from the coding sequence TTGTTTTCCAAGATTCTGATTGCCAATCGCGGGGAAATTGCCTGCCGCGTTATCAAGACAGCTCGTCGGATGGGTATCCAAACCGTGGCGGTCTATTCCGATGCGGACGCACGTGCGCCTTTCGTCAGAATGGCCGATGAGGCGGTGCATATTGGCCCACCACCTGCGGCTGAGAGCTATCTGATCGCGGACAAGATTATCGAGGCGTGTAAGCAGACAGGAGCAGAGGCCGTGCACCCGGGCTACGGCTTCCTGTCTGAGCGAGCGAGTTTCGTCGAAGCGCTGGCGAAGGAAGGCATCGCGTTTATCGGCCCACCAGCCGGCGCCATCGCGGCGATGGGGGACAAGATCGAGAGTAAGAAGTTGGCCAAAGAGGCTGGGGTGAATGTCGTTCCCGGCTACGTCGGTGAGATCAAGGACACTGACCACGCGGTCGAGATCAGCAATGACATTGGATATCCGGTGATGATGAAAGCCAGCGCCGGCGGTGGCGGCAAAGGTATGCGCCTTGCATATTCCGAGAAAGACGTCCGCGAAGGCTTTGAAGCGACCAAGCGGGAAGGCTTGAACTCCTTTGGCGATGACCGTGTTTTCATCGAGAAATTCATCGAAGACCCGCGCCATATCGAAATACAGATCTTGGGCGATAAGCATGGCAACGTGCTCTATCTGAACGAGCGCGAATGTTCGATCCAGCGCCGCCACCAGAAGGTCGTCGAAGAAGCGCCATCTCCATTCGTCACACCCAAAATGCGCAAAGCCATGGGCGAGCAATGCGTCGCGCTGTCCAAGGCAGTCGATTACCATTCCGCTGGCACCGTCGAGCTGATCGTTTCTGGCGCTGATAAGACCGGTGAGAGCTTCTATTTCCTTGAGATGAATACCCGTTTGCAGGTGGAGCATCCCGTAACGGAGGCGATTACGGGGATCGATCTGGTCGAACAGATGATCCGCGTGGCAGCTGGCGAAAAGCTGGAAATGACGCAGGACGATATCGGCATTGATGGCTGGGCGATTGAGAACCGCGTCTATGCCGAAGACCCGTACCGCGGGTTCTTGCCTTCAACGGGCCGCTTGGTCGAGTATCAGCCTCCATTGGAAGGCTGGACCGACGATGGCAGCGCAAACGGCCGCCGCGGCGTCGATGGCGTGCGAGTCGACGATGGTGTTTATGAAGGCGGTGAAGTCAGCATGTTCTATGATCCGATGATCGCCAAGCTGATCACTTGGGGCGAAACGCGTGATGAGGCTGCTGATCTGCAAATCAAGGCGCTCGATGCATTTCGTATCAAAGGGCTGGGACACAATGTCGATTTCCTCAGTGCGATCATGCAGCATGATCGTTTCCGTTCAGGCGAATTGACGACGGGCTTTATCGCTGAGGAATACCCGGACGGGTTTGAAGGCGCCGCTGCATCAGACGACTTGTTGCGCGGGCTTGCAGCGATAGGCGGAGTGATTGCAACCGCAGATGCGGACCGCGCGCGGCGGATCGACCAGCAGTTGGCGGATGAGATGTATGCGCCGGGCGATTGGGCGGTGAGGATCGCCGAGACCGAATATGCGGTTGTGCTCGAAGAAGATGCCATCACCGTCGACGGTAAACCTGTCGACGTGACATTTGACTATACTCCGGGCGAGCGGATGGTGGATGTTGCGCTGGGTGAAGAGGTGATGACAATCCAGCTGCACCCCACCCGAACAGGCTATGACATCACCACGCGCGGCGCGACGCATACCTTGCGCATTCTTCCGGCAAGGATTGCTCAGCTGGCGGTTCACATGATTGAGAAAGAGCCGCCTGATCTTTCGAAATTGCTGATCTGTCCGATGCCGGGCTTGCTGGTAAAACTTCATGTGGCGGAGGGAGAGGAAGTTCAGCCTGGGCAGCCCCTCGCGACTGTCGAAGCAATGAAGATGGAAAACATCCTGCGTGCAGAGAAACAGGCTGTGGTGGCAAAGATCAACGCTGGCGAGGGTGAAAGTCTGGCTGTCGACGCGATCATCTTAGAGCTTGAATAG
- a CDS encoding enoyl-CoA hydratase-related protein, with the protein MSYEKIRVEQDGPVTKIILNQPEKLNACAPDMADEIREALASTRDARCFLITGEGRAFCSGADLSGGPRDRTTSGGRGSYDALSKHYNPLMMEMARCDAPIVTAVNGPAAGVGCSIALAGDFAIAGKSAYFLQAFVNIGLVPDGGASWMLPRLIGKARATEMMMLGEKIPAEKAEGWGMIYKAVDDDALAGEAMALATRLANGPTVALGQMRENLIKALQTDYSAALHQEAVGQWRAGDSDDSREGIMAFLQKRKAEFKGK; encoded by the coding sequence ATGTCTTATGAGAAAATCCGGGTCGAGCAGGATGGCCCCGTTACCAAGATCATCCTCAACCAGCCTGAAAAGCTGAATGCATGCGCGCCCGATATGGCGGACGAAATCCGTGAAGCACTGGCCTCGACACGTGATGCGCGCTGCTTCCTTATTACCGGGGAAGGCCGGGCCTTCTGCTCTGGTGCTGATCTGTCAGGCGGCCCGCGTGATCGCACCACTTCAGGTGGGCGGGGCAGTTATGATGCGCTGTCCAAACACTATAACCCGCTGATGATGGAAATGGCGCGCTGCGATGCGCCGATCGTCACAGCTGTCAACGGCCCCGCAGCAGGCGTGGGCTGTTCAATTGCCCTGGCAGGTGATTTCGCCATTGCGGGGAAAAGCGCATATTTCCTTCAGGCATTCGTCAACATCGGCTTGGTTCCGGATGGCGGGGCAAGCTGGATGCTGCCTCGCCTGATCGGCAAGGCGCGCGCGACCGAGATGATGATGCTTGGCGAGAAAATTCCGGCTGAGAAGGCGGAAGGCTGGGGCATGATCTACAAGGCGGTCGACGATGATGCGCTGGCAGGTGAAGCCATGGCATTGGCCACGCGGCTGGCAAATGGGCCGACCGTGGCGCTGGGCCAGATGCGCGAAAACCTGATCAAGGCGCTTCAGACCGATTATTCGGCCGCTCTGCACCAAGAGGCGGTGGGCCAATGGCGTGCCGGAGACAGCGATGACTCCCGCGAAGGGATAATGGCTTTTCTTCAGAAGCGTAAGGCCGAATTCAAAGGGAAGTGA
- a CDS encoding shikimate kinase, giving the protein MTEEHPALSEDQIVSIAARLDRPLVPVGLMGAGKSTIGRRLADVLGRDFIDADDAIEEAAQRSIAEIFEDFGEEHFRDGERRVIARLIEEHDGVIATGGGAFVNDETRALILENAIAIWIDCDIDTLVERTSRKNTRPLLKTGDPHEILSQLYQERKRFYSQAQIHVMSDAGPHNYTVSKILEALDKWL; this is encoded by the coding sequence ATGACTGAAGAACATCCAGCCCTCAGTGAAGATCAAATCGTGTCGATCGCGGCAAGACTGGACCGTCCTTTAGTCCCGGTTGGTCTGATGGGAGCGGGCAAGTCTACAATCGGCAGAAGGCTCGCAGACGTGCTGGGACGTGATTTCATCGATGCAGACGATGCAATCGAAGAAGCCGCTCAGAGAAGCATTGCCGAGATTTTTGAGGATTTTGGCGAGGAACATTTTCGTGACGGCGAGCGTCGCGTCATTGCTCGTTTAATCGAGGAGCATGACGGGGTAATTGCAACCGGCGGAGGGGCATTCGTCAACGATGAAACGCGCGCGCTAATATTGGAGAATGCGATCGCGATCTGGATCGATTGCGACATCGACACGCTGGTTGAACGGACATCGCGTAAGAATACGCGCCCATTGCTCAAGACCGGGGACCCGCATGAGATACTCTCGCAGCTCTACCAAGAGCGCAAACGTTTCTATTCGCAAGCCCAGATTCATGTCATGAGCGATGCCGGACCGCATAATTATACCGTCAGCAAGATTCTGGAGGCGTTGGACAAATGGCTGTGA
- a CDS encoding cyclase family protein, whose protein sequence is MTRFIDLSIPITNDVISDPEVMRPKITYMTHESTWEQIAMFFPGLEKDDLPDGEGWAVEMLELSTHNGTHMDAPWHYHSTTDDGASPAPSIDEAPLDRFFRPGVKLDFSHLPHGHVVSAAELEEAFKNVGYDLQPLDIVLIQSGAEYGTKNFTDQGVGLGAEATLWLTERGVEVVGTDAWSWDAPFSHTAKRWAETKDPSIIWEGHKAGRIRPYYQIEKLTNLSALPNHGFMFSCFPVKIERASAGWIRAVAIIED, encoded by the coding sequence ATGACTCGGTTCATCGATCTTTCGATTCCGATCACCAATGATGTGATCTCCGATCCAGAAGTGATGCGGCCCAAGATCACGTACATGACCCACGAGAGCACGTGGGAGCAGATCGCGATGTTCTTTCCGGGGCTGGAAAAGGACGATTTGCCTGACGGTGAAGGATGGGCGGTCGAGATGCTTGAGCTATCGACGCATAACGGCACACATATGGACGCGCCGTGGCATTACCATTCGACAACAGATGATGGTGCCTCCCCCGCGCCCAGCATCGACGAAGCACCACTAGACCGGTTCTTCAGGCCAGGCGTGAAGCTGGACTTCAGTCATTTGCCGCATGGCCATGTCGTGAGCGCGGCAGAGTTGGAAGAGGCGTTCAAGAACGTCGGGTACGATCTGCAGCCGCTGGATATCGTGCTGATCCAATCCGGCGCCGAATACGGCACGAAGAATTTCACGGATCAAGGTGTAGGTCTCGGCGCGGAAGCCACGTTGTGGCTGACCGAGCGCGGCGTGGAGGTGGTCGGCACGGACGCGTGGAGCTGGGACGCGCCCTTCAGCCATACGGCGAAACGTTGGGCGGAAACGAAGGACCCCTCAATTATCTGGGAAGGTCACAAAGCCGGACGCATCCGACCCTACTACCAGATCGAGAAGCTGACCAACCTCTCTGCGCTGCCCAACCACGGCTTCATGTTCAGCTGCTTCCCAGTGAAAATCGAACGGGCGAGTGCGGGCTGGATCAGAGCGGTTGCAATTATCGAGGACTAA
- the aroB gene encoding 3-dehydroquinate synthase, with the protein MAVIPVELAGRSYEVLVARDLLDQTAQHAQAFLRKAVIPVVADANAKTHHGARLEQALAKDGRTIAWFTVASGEASKSWQGLQELTDWLLAQGVERGDHVFALGGGVVGDLTGFACAILKRGCGFVQIPTTLLAQVDSSVGGKTAINTVAGKNLIGAFHQPSLVLADLTALDTLPHREMRAGYAEVIKYGILGDRAFFDWLVENGARVLARDPEALEHAVATSVAAKARIVAEDERELSGTRALLNLGHTFGHALEAETGFSDRLLHGEGVALGMVLAARYSARRGDLSADDAELVARAIAASGLPSEVSQLGLDCDGRRLANHMMHDKKMDSGTLPFLLLRSIGAAYLARDVDLDDISSFLDGELKQS; encoded by the coding sequence ATGGCTGTGATCCCGGTCGAACTGGCAGGCCGAAGCTATGAGGTCCTGGTCGCGCGTGACTTGCTCGACCAGACAGCGCAGCACGCTCAGGCATTCCTTCGCAAGGCAGTGATACCCGTTGTCGCAGATGCCAATGCGAAAACGCATCATGGGGCGCGGCTGGAACAGGCTTTGGCCAAAGACGGTCGAACCATCGCTTGGTTTACTGTTGCATCTGGCGAAGCGTCGAAAAGCTGGCAGGGCTTGCAAGAACTGACTGACTGGCTTCTCGCACAAGGTGTGGAACGCGGCGATCATGTATTTGCCCTAGGCGGAGGCGTCGTCGGCGATCTCACCGGATTCGCCTGCGCAATCTTAAAGCGAGGCTGCGGCTTTGTGCAGATTCCGACCACTTTGCTTGCTCAGGTCGATAGCTCTGTTGGCGGCAAGACAGCGATCAACACCGTTGCTGGCAAGAACCTGATCGGAGCCTTTCATCAACCGTCGCTAGTACTGGCCGATCTGACAGCACTCGACACATTACCTCATCGCGAAATGCGTGCCGGTTACGCAGAAGTTATCAAATACGGAATTCTTGGTGATCGAGCATTTTTTGACTGGCTCGTCGAAAATGGCGCGCGAGTTCTCGCGCGCGATCCTGAAGCGCTTGAGCATGCGGTTGCGACCAGCGTTGCCGCCAAGGCCCGCATAGTCGCGGAGGACGAGCGCGAATTGAGCGGAACGCGTGCCTTGCTCAATCTGGGTCATACGTTTGGCCACGCGCTTGAGGCGGAAACGGGTTTCTCGGATCGTCTGCTGCATGGCGAAGGCGTCGCGCTGGGCATGGTGCTGGCTGCGCGCTATTCGGCCCGACGCGGTGACCTCAGTGCAGACGATGCTGAGCTGGTAGCGCGGGCCATCGCGGCATCCGGCCTCCCCTCAGAAGTTTCGCAACTGGGTCTCGATTGCGACGGTAGAAGACTCGCCAATCACATGATGCACGATAAGAAGATGGATTCGGGGACTTTGCCATTCCTTCTGTTGCGCAGCATCGGCGCAGCATATTTGGCCAGGGACGTCGATCTGGATGATATATCCAGTTTCCTCGACGGAGAACTGAAACAAAGCTAA
- a CDS encoding GNAT family N-acetyltransferase: protein MRVERVSLADSQVSDLLEAHQRNMYEISPPGTSFALDLSGLSGPTISLFGAWEGDTLIAVGAINRLSEKQAEIKSMRTHAEHLGKGAAQAVLNLILETARTDGVERISLETGTSEDFMPAVKLYLKNGFEPGEAFAGYANGPHNQCYHLDFAL from the coding sequence ATGCGGGTCGAACGAGTTTCATTGGCAGACAGTCAAGTTAGTGATCTGCTCGAAGCGCATCAGCGCAACATGTATGAGATCTCACCCCCGGGAACCTCGTTCGCTTTGGATCTGTCGGGGCTCTCAGGCCCGACCATTTCGCTGTTTGGGGCCTGGGAAGGCGACACTCTCATCGCCGTCGGTGCGATCAATCGACTGTCAGAGAAACAGGCCGAGATCAAATCCATGCGCACCCATGCCGAGCATTTGGGGAAAGGAGCAGCGCAGGCTGTTCTCAATCTTATCCTTGAGACCGCCAGAACTGATGGCGTTGAGCGGATCAGCCTTGAGACCGGCACCAGTGAAGACTTCATGCCTGCGGTGAAGCTCTATCTGAAGAATGGATTTGAACCGGGCGAGGCGTTTGCTGGGTATGCGAACGGTCCGCACAACCAGTGTTATCATCTCGACTTTGCGCTTTAG
- a CDS encoding enoyl-CoA hydratase/isomerase family protein, with amino-acid sequence MAEHEFFRIERNGAVTSVSINRPEKRNALTPEMLVSLKHIAESFREGTETRAVIFRSDYSDFSVGADISRMDGAPPSIELLRRSAENGALLIRAIKEIHQPTLCLVRGVATGGGACIPSACDFRFGTPDSRIGYGEVKLGINLMWRALPLTIQAVGLSRAKQMVMTGELFDAETMSDWGFLDEIVDPKVADDHVMAEAQKYAALPPIAVQMIKRSANAYAGALDQAVMHADSDQWLLATQTADFKEGVAAFRERRGPKFQGN; translated from the coding sequence ATGGCAGAGCATGAGTTCTTCCGGATTGAGCGCAACGGTGCCGTGACGAGCGTTTCAATCAACAGGCCCGAAAAACGCAATGCTTTAACGCCGGAGATGCTGGTTTCGCTGAAGCACATCGCTGAAAGTTTTCGCGAGGGTACCGAAACTCGCGCGGTCATTTTTCGCAGCGATTATTCAGATTTCAGCGTCGGTGCTGACATCTCGCGAATGGATGGCGCCCCGCCTTCGATTGAACTCTTGCGGCGGTCGGCTGAGAATGGTGCGCTGCTAATTCGCGCGATAAAAGAGATTCATCAGCCGACGCTCTGTCTTGTTCGCGGTGTCGCAACCGGCGGTGGTGCCTGCATTCCATCTGCGTGCGATTTTCGCTTTGGTACGCCCGATAGCCGCATCGGCTATGGCGAGGTAAAGCTGGGTATCAACCTCATGTGGCGCGCCCTGCCCCTCACAATTCAGGCTGTTGGCCTTTCGCGCGCCAAGCAAATGGTCATGACGGGCGAATTGTTCGACGCGGAAACCATGAGCGATTGGGGCTTCCTTGACGAGATTGTCGACCCAAAGGTCGCTGATGACCATGTCATGGCGGAGGCGCAGAAGTATGCTGCATTGCCGCCGATCGCAGTCCAGATGATAAAGCGCAGCGCAAACGCATACGCTGGCGCGCTCGATCAGGCGGTGATGCATGCCGATAGTGACCAATGGCTGCTCGCCACGCAGACTGCTGATTTCAAAGAGGGTGTCGCCGCCTTTCGCGAGCGGCGTGGTCCGAAGTTTCAAGGCAACTGA
- the scpA gene encoding methylmalonyl-CoA mutase: MTEKPTVSDWEALAEKEVKGRDLTWSTPEGFDIKPLYTEADSPDPGLPGFAPFTRGVKASMYAGRPWTIRQYAGFSTAEESNAFYRRNLAAGQKGLSVAFDLATHRGYDSDHPRVVGDVGKAGVAIDTVRDMEILFDQIPLDEMSVSMTMNGAVIPVMAFFIVAGERQGVSADKLSGTIQNDILKEFMVRNTYIYPPEPSMRIVSDIIAYTSANMPKFNSISISGYHMHEAGATAVQELAFTIADGKEYVTRAMAAGLDIDAFAGRLSFFFGIGMNFFMEIAKLRAARTLWYRVMDGLGAKNDRSKMLRTHCQTSGVSLQEQDPYNNVIRTTIEAMAATLGGTQSLHTNALDEAIALPTDFSARIARNTQLVLQEESGITNVVDPLGGSYYIEALTAKLVEEAEKLIAEVDEAGGMTAYVDTGAPKAAIEQAAAEKQTAIDKGDTVIVGVNKFRKDKEDPIETLDIDNHKVRQGQIERIERVRAERDEEACQAALQALTKATEADPTISNEALRTGRDENGIPLPPSVLQQMEGEGDVNLLARAVEAARNDATLGEISAAMEAAFGRYNTRPTPVKGVYSSAYSADARYQQVTAGVAAVEHRLGRKPRILVAKMGQDGHDRGANVIASAFADMGFEVVSGPLFQTPRETAALALQKDVDVVGASSLAAGHKTLIPELIQLLRDAGRPDIKVTAGGVIPPQDYDFLREKGVQGIYGPGSNVVECAADILTLLGHNMPPLDEAAE; this comes from the coding sequence ATGACCGAGAAACCGACTGTATCCGATTGGGAGGCCTTGGCTGAGAAGGAAGTGAAGGGGCGTGACCTGACTTGGTCGACGCCTGAAGGCTTCGACATCAAGCCGCTTTATACTGAGGCAGACTCTCCCGACCCGGGACTTCCTGGATTTGCGCCTTTCACTCGCGGGGTGAAGGCCAGCATGTATGCCGGGCGTCCGTGGACTATCCGGCAGTATGCGGGCTTTTCTACGGCTGAGGAATCTAACGCGTTCTACCGTCGTAACTTAGCCGCCGGGCAGAAAGGCCTGTCGGTTGCATTCGATCTTGCAACGCACCGGGGATACGACTCGGATCACCCGCGCGTTGTGGGTGATGTTGGCAAAGCGGGAGTCGCGATCGACACTGTGCGCGACATGGAAATCCTGTTTGATCAAATCCCTCTCGATGAGATGTCGGTCTCTATGACCATGAATGGTGCCGTTATCCCGGTAATGGCCTTCTTCATTGTCGCCGGTGAGCGGCAGGGTGTCAGCGCAGACAAGCTTTCGGGTACCATCCAGAACGATATCCTGAAAGAGTTCATGGTCCGAAACACCTATATCTATCCGCCTGAGCCGAGCATGCGGATCGTTTCAGATATCATCGCATATACATCAGCCAACATGCCGAAATTCAACAGTATTTCGATATCAGGCTATCACATGCATGAAGCCGGTGCGACGGCGGTGCAAGAGCTTGCTTTCACGATTGCTGACGGCAAGGAGTACGTGACGCGCGCAATGGCCGCCGGGCTTGATATCGATGCGTTTGCTGGTCGCCTCTCGTTCTTTTTCGGTATCGGCATGAACTTCTTCATGGAAATTGCGAAGCTCCGCGCGGCGCGCACATTGTGGTACCGCGTGATGGACGGGCTGGGTGCGAAAAACGATCGCAGCAAGATGCTGCGCACGCATTGCCAGACATCAGGCGTCTCGTTGCAAGAACAGGATCCATACAACAACGTTATCCGAACCACTATCGAGGCGATGGCCGCGACGCTGGGCGGCACACAGTCGCTTCACACCAATGCGCTCGATGAAGCGATTGCATTGCCGACCGATTTTAGCGCGCGCATTGCACGGAACACTCAGTTGGTGCTTCAGGAAGAAAGCGGCATAACCAATGTCGTCGATCCACTGGGAGGCAGCTATTACATCGAAGCGCTGACAGCGAAACTTGTCGAGGAAGCGGAAAAGCTGATTGCTGAAGTGGATGAGGCGGGCGGAATGACAGCCTATGTCGATACTGGCGCGCCCAAAGCCGCGATTGAGCAAGCCGCGGCTGAGAAACAGACTGCCATCGACAAGGGCGACACTGTGATCGTCGGGGTCAACAAGTTCCGCAAGGACAAGGAAGACCCGATCGAAACCCTCGACATTGACAACCACAAGGTTCGCCAAGGGCAGATCGAGCGAATTGAGCGTGTACGCGCCGAACGTGATGAAGAGGCGTGTCAGGCGGCATTGCAGGCGCTGACTAAAGCAACTGAAGCGGACCCTACGATTAGCAACGAGGCGCTTCGCACCGGACGCGACGAAAACGGCATTCCTTTGCCACCTTCAGTGCTTCAGCAAATGGAGGGCGAAGGCGATGTGAACCTACTGGCGCGAGCTGTTGAAGCAGCACGGAATGACGCAACGCTGGGTGAAATTTCTGCCGCTATGGAGGCCGCCTTCGGGCGCTACAACACTCGGCCGACACCAGTGAAGGGCGTGTATTCGTCCGCCTATTCAGCTGACGCGCGCTATCAGCAGGTCACGGCAGGTGTAGCAGCCGTCGAACACCGATTGGGGCGAAAGCCGCGCATTCTGGTCGCCAAGATGGGGCAGGACGGGCATGACCGCGGTGCAAACGTGATTGCCAGTGCTTTTGCGGATATGGGCTTTGAGGTCGTCTCAGGCCCACTCTTCCAGACGCCGAGAGAAACTGCGGCTTTGGCCTTACAGAAAGACGTGGATGTGGTGGGCGCCAGTTCGCTTGCAGCGGGGCACAAGACACTTATCCCTGAACTGATCCAGCTGTTACGCGACGCGGGACGGCCGGATATCAAAGTAACCGCCGGCGGGGTGATTCCGCCCCAAGACTATGATTTCCTGCGCGAAAAGGGGGTTCAGGGGATCTATGGTCCGGGCTCAAATGTTGTGGAATGCGCAGCGGATATTCTGACCTTGCTGGGCCATAATATGCCGCCTCTGGATGAAGCTGCCGAGTAA